One genomic window of Moorella glycerini includes the following:
- a CDS encoding nucleotidyltransferase family protein has translation MTQEFVRLKRLLDMKREEELDKRRALAWLKARQVASFLRDTYGAQEVILYGSLARGDFRQGSDIDLYIKGFTGPYWQMLARAGRLAAPFEVSIVCAEDALPSLQEEVAREGVKI, from the coding sequence ATGACACAAGAATTTGTCCGGTTAAAGCGGCTTCTTGACATGAAACGCGAGGAAGAGTTAGATAAGCGCCGGGCCCTGGCCTGGCTGAAGGCCCGTCAGGTGGCCTCCTTTTTGCGGGATACTTACGGCGCGCAGGAGGTTATCCTCTATGGTTCCCTGGCGCGGGGCGATTTCCGGCAAGGGTCCGATATTGATCTTTATATCAAGGGCTTTACAGGCCCCTACTGGCAGATGCTGGCCCGGGCCGGGCGCCTGGCCGCGCCCTTTGAGGTCAGCATCGTGTGCGCCGAGGACGCCCTGCCATCTTTACAGGAAGAAGTTGCCCGGGAAGGGGTGAAAATTTGA